The DNA segment ATATGTAGCATTATATACAAGATGTGAATGGAATATTGCAACAGGTGGACCGATATTGATGTGATAGTAAAAAATCCCTGTTCTAGAATCACAATAGTACCTTATGAGCCTTACTAGCATGATAAAGCATCATTACGTATGAATGGAGCGTTTCAATCAATCATTTAATCTTCTTTTCCTTTAACTTGATGGTTTCGCcatcaacaaaaatacCCTTACCCTTGTATGGCTCAGGTTTCTTGTGTTCTCTGATTCTAGCTGCAAATAATTTGACTTGTTGCTTGTCGGAGCCTTCGATCAAAAGTCTTGCAGGATTAGGGGACGACACAGTCAATGCTTCAGGGACCTTCAATTTTGGGGTGTATGGGTAACCAATCTTGAGTGCAATCACTTTGGAACCATCTTCGGCCGTTTCAATAGTGGCCCTGTAACCGGTACCAACAAACTTGACAATAGCCAAGTGTCCTTCAGTGGTCCCAATGATGTTATTCTGCACCAAAGCCCTAGAGGTACCCCATATGGTCCTCTGGATCTT comes from the Debaryomyces hansenii CBS767 chromosome B complete sequence genome and includes:
- a CDS encoding mitochondrial 54S ribosomal protein YmL16 (similar to uniprot|P32904 Saccharomyces cerevisiae YHR147c MRPL6 mitochondrial ribosomal protein) gives rise to the protein MNATRPFSSSTLLLSNIGKQPITITEAVQCYTEQIPFEFCKSFTKGKTTVSLNKQIVVKGPKGVLKTAVPEFVQVKNENNLITVSVENPEDKIQRTIWGTSRALVQNNIIGTTEGHLAIVKFVGTGYRATIETAEDGSKVIALKIGYPYTPKLKVPEALTVSSPNPARLLIEGSDKQQVKLFAARIREHKKPEPYKGKGIFVDGETIKLKEKKIK